The Schistocerca serialis cubense isolate TAMUIC-IGC-003099 unplaced genomic scaffold, iqSchSeri2.2 HiC_scaffold_1362, whole genome shotgun sequence genome includes a window with the following:
- the LOC126440367 gene encoding uncharacterized protein LOC126440367, with protein sequence MDMDTPAVSRLAVRLPTFWPHNPMLWFTQLEASFMHAGITAETTKFPLDIITAPPTEDAYEWLKTELICCLAISQEDRIRQVLTQEEIGDRKPLLFLHHLRSTEDPGTIPDSILHTLWSSHLPPQVKAVIGTQNETSLDTVAELADCILEAITPNTHVSVVDITVSAAAASTMVSWADYDALTAKVNLLCTQLSKLMSNGINVNQRSHSR encoded by the exons ATGGATATGGACACGCCAGCAGTGTCAAGACTAGCGGTTCGCTTACCAACCTTTTGGCCACACAACcctatgctgtggttcacacagctgGAAGCGAGTTTCATGCACGCGGGAATAACtgcagaaacaactaagtttcCCCTC GATATCATAACAGCTCCTCCAACAGAGGATGCATATGAATGGTTAAAGACTGAACTGATATGTTGCTTAGCCATTTCTCAAGAAGACAGAATCCGGCAAGTATTGACGCAAGAAGAAATTGGTGACAGGAAACCTTTACTGTTCCTGCACCATCTCCGCAGCACGGAGGACCCTGGCACGATTCCAGATAGCATTCTGCATACCCTGTGGAGTTCCCACCTGCCACCACAGGTAAAAGCAGTCATCGGCACGCAGAACGAGACGTCACTGGACACAGTAGCAGAACTCGCCGACTGCATACTGGAAGCGATCACACCGAACACACATGTCAGTGTTGTAGACATAACTGTCAGCGCAGCAGCTGCATCTACTATGGTGTCTTGGGCAGATTACGATGCACTAACGGCCAAGGTCAATCTCCTATGCACACAGCTCTCGAAACTAATGTCGAATGGCATCAATGTC